A segment of the Scophthalmus maximus strain ysfricsl-2021 chromosome 11, ASM2237912v1, whole genome shotgun sequence genome:
ctGATATCCTCTTAATGTTGAAGGAGCCGCGCCTCCGTCCTGATCCACGCCAAAATTGCAATGGCTTCTCTCTTGGCCAATGTTCCACCCTTCCACTAAGTTTCAGGGAAATCCGTTTATATGATAGTAACAATAATTTCATTATAATAGCAGTTCATACAGTAACAAAGTGCTACACGCgtaggtaaaaaaacaacaacacatattCCAGACgcaggacaaacagacagacaatacAAATAAGCATAATTACATACAGTCGAGCAtgatgtgaaaatacaaaattgaaGCACTCTCCTCTCATGAAATTTATAAAAACAGCCCAAAAACACTTGCGTGGTCCTTGATTTACAATAATCCACACCACTCAAGATGGTCTTGGCTCCTTCGTGAGATGTTAAAATAAGCCACCGTCACTGTCAAAGGAccttttttcttgaaaaatagAGTAATATTCCTCCCTGTTTTTCCAGTCATAAGTCACGTCGcgctgtgtccccccccccgacagatCTGTTCAACTCTGACAGGGGCCTCAGGCTGCAGCCGCAGTAATCTGTCACACAGACCGGGATTATCACTGAGAGCAAAGGAGTcagatgttttttaatgttttataacGTCAGACCGGCGCTCCCGTTGGCCTTGGTATAGATCTTTCCCCGGTCCCCGCTTTCTTCTTTCCCGCTTGTTTATCCCCTAAGTTATGGATAATGTGTCAACAAGTACAAACACCACGACAGCCTCCACGTTTTCATTTCTCTGGCGGCTCCTGATGTGCTCGTCCCATTCATGACCTTCACCTCTCCCCGGCTCTGCATGTCTTTATCCATCTAACTTCCACACATAATTGCACCTTTTGCCACCCAGCTCCCCAAACCCACAACAAACATTGAATTCCCCCGCCCACCCTGCCCCCATTCGGCCTGGGGgcaggaggggagggtgggTCGGTGCGGGTCAGGGGCCAGAGTTCAGACAGAGGTCAACAGGAAATGGCTGTTGTCCCTGTTACCCGGGTCCTGACCTCAGCACCCctcagcttttcatttttctttgtccctTCGCACACTGACTCCTCGGCCATGTGGTTCGGGACGGGTCCCTCGCTCCTTCTCTTTCCGCTCCTTGTTCTGGTGCTTCACCGCCACGCAGCCCCCTTCTGTTTCATCCTCAACTGTTTTGCGACAACAGTTCGTCCTCTGAAGGTCTGACAGTGAAATGTTgctgcggacattttccagaaactCTTCCTGCAAGACTcctttcaggaaaatgtcccagTGAGCACATGTGAAAGTACAGCAGAATTCACGGCGGGCGATTGTGCGCGATGATGACCGTGAACAAGACCTTCCCCTTCATCATGTCCTGCAACCCCATCGACACTGAATATTCTAGAGGTGTTCCTGTGTGTATGAACGTGTCTGACATGGACAAACTCCTGCTGTGTTCCCATTaagtgaaaggcaaactccggaaaacgTGGACCAGTTACTTTCTTAAAATAGCTTTGGTGTCACATTTGGGCAGATCCAGGTGTTTCCACTCCACGAGCTCAGCTAAACCCACCGGTTGCCAATCTGTAGCTTCAACTTATAGGTTCAGTATGTTGGATTTAGTAACATCCAACTGAAGTTGCAATCATCTGAACCTCCCTCTCCGGAGCCAGTGTTTGGTCCGTctgttctgggctactgtaCAAACATGGCTGACTCCTTGGAGGAGGACCCGCTTCTGATGTAGATAAAAAGGACTCATGCTGACTTAAGGAAaacacatacttttttttttagttttaagtaaattttaaaactttatcatgaatatttaattacattttttatatttttatatttaacgTCTGCCAATGGATCCTGCTGAATcttacacactgtacacacgaGAGAGTGGTGTTGATCTTCTCCGGTAATtaatagttttaataataaGTTTATTTccttaaattatatatatatatatatatatatatatatatatgtatatatatatatataaaaattatcAGATCTTTTAGACTCCCAGTGTTGGAGCTGTCTCTTCCCTCCGCTGCTCAATGTGTTAAGTGGAAAATACAAATATCGCATAATAAACATGAATGTCACCAccccttttacttttttttatcatcctaAAATGTAAGGTTACAACTAGACAACCAGGTCCGGGTCTAAGCAGAAACAATTCAACAACACAAACGGCCCTTTATTCCTACATCAGTGTTCAGCCCTCACTCACACCATGTAACTCATGGTCGGAGCCGCAGCTTGTGATTGGCTGCCCTGTCTCTCACCGACACAGACTCCATTAGACGGTGGGAATCACACTGAGACGGAGGGGAGAAAATGCTGCAACGTGtttatgtgtattttgtgttccagtgtttgtgcattGAAAAGAATATGAAGCGGGTAGCGGACAGAGGAGGAGCATTGCAACATTTTACTTTACAAACTTCTCAAATCAGAGGCATGAGGATGTTTCGTAAAATGATTATATAAAAttgaataacacattttacaatTTGGTAAAATTCCAAAAATGTTGGGAGATTTTGTCTTATTCCCTCTTATCCCTTTCTGCAAACAGATTGAGAATCAgagatactttattgatccttgGGTGAAATTGGGTTTCGTTACAGTTGCTCCAACcaagaatagaaatatatacaaaccTAACATTATAATAActagaaatgtgaaatataaataagaaGTACAGTATGTTGCAGTGCTGGTACAGTTGTCGGCCCTCATGCACAGGACCGTTCATGGGTGTGTTGAGTGTATATTGCCATATACATTCCTTATAATGTTTCCATCATTTCAAGACTCCCACTGCTTTGAATTTGACCATCTGAGCCAAAATGAATACACGTGTGTAACGTGAATGCCTGCGTGTGTCGGggcatgaatatgtgtgtgtgtgtgtgtgtgtgtgtgtgtgtgtgtgtgtgagcataaATATGTACAATTCCATTTtaacataatgtgtgtgtgtgtgtgtgtatgtgtgtatgtgtgtatgtgtgtgtgtgtgggagtaaCTCTGGTGGTCATTAATCATTCAATTACACACCTGTCAGAGTTCAGAcaagtgggagggagggggtaaTGGAGGAATGCAGCAGGGAACAGGGGGAAGAGCCGAGATGAACTGAatgacagagagggagcgagagaatgaaagaagaaCCAGAatgactgtggagagaaagggaagaaactTTTATTGTGGGTGTGTGAACGGCCCGTGACAGAGGCAAGCTGCCGGATGGTGACAGCCGCTGAGAGACAATGCGGTGAAGACAATGACGACGTACATGTATCACAGGAGGACAGGTGacagacgaggacgaggacgaggacggacAGGACACCTCATCCACACTGACCCCGAGACCAGAACTGAGCTTAAATGGAAGCAGTGCCTTACGATTTTGATGACGATCACAAGGATTTGAATAGATTTACAGCATTAGAGGTCCCCCctttgaacacatttaaatgttaatacaTCAATGACAACAATGCAGATTCAGCATTATTTCTGCGAATTGTTTTATACTGCACTGACTCTTCGTTTCTACATTTCTATTCCAGATACTCATGATATCATACTAATCTTCACAGTTTTTTCTGCATTTAGTTCACATGGAAGTCATTTACTTTGTCCtttacataaataaaagcaatttgAAATTACTCCATGTGTTTAATATCCTGCACTGAACTTAAAAGCACAAAAAAGTGGTATGTACTCGATGTAGGCAGTAGAACTTGACCCCAAttaatttgttcattatttcattatagaTAATGTAGTGGAGCAAAAAAGTAGCATAGTTAtattacaaaaacaaccaaGAGAACCTAGAGTAAATGTATTTAGCTATATTCCTGAATAAACTTAAACTTTCCTTTTGCCAAAATCAAATTAttatcatgttgttttcatcagctTATTGATAGATGGACGtgatcagaaaaataaaaccagtgtgtttgtacatgtgtcCCCTAGTTTTCCTTCTATATTGTATCATTTTAAGTGTTTGTATgtgagcagccccccccccccccccccacacacacacaatcttcattttccatgtgtgtgtgtgtgtgtgtgtgttgcagtctcCATGTTTAGCTGCAGTACTTCGAATGCCTCAGGCCACAGCcatctgtccccccccctctcccccatttcacatacacacaaacacgcacccGCACTCCccacccctcctcacccctcctctaCTGCCTCCACCACCGCCACATATCTAATTTATGGCCGTGGTGAGTGAGCTACACACACTCATGTATGCATAATATATCACATGTGTGAAGGAActgtgtgtggcagagagagtgtgtgtgacactgttgaGTGACCAGCATCGTCTGGACCACAACTCCTTCCTCAAAACTTGCTTAatttcaattgtgtgtgtgtgtgtgtgtgatccagcTTGTAGCATTGTCTTTCTTCCTCAGTCTTACACCACATCTGACAGTGCTGATAAAATGTGAGACGAGAAAAGGCATGGTGTGTgtgcctccgtgtgtgtgtgtgtgtgtgtgtgtgtgtgtgtgtgtgtgtgtgtgaaggcccAGCTGTTTCTGGGCTTGACGTCCACATGCAGGCAGAATGCCAGATGTCTCATTAGGCAAATTTGATTGGCTCGGTCATTTAGAATGCAGCGATGAGACGGttccatatgtgtgtgttcatgaagctatgtgtgtgtgtacatttacaTAAGAGGCCCCCTGTATAACTACTGACATGTGTACGCGCTCGATGTATGTGCATCCATTAActatttttttcaacctttgAATTTGCATGCAATTAATTACAAAAgtaatcacaaaaaaagaaagcaccacatacaCTATGTACAGTTCATATAATATGGAAATGTCTGGGAAAACTTCAAGTTAATATTCATTTGCTTCAACTGCCACTAGAAGTATTTGAAGCGGTTTAACCTCAACTGGTTTCCCTATACAGCACTTTCCCCACCCgacatgtatttttaaaaaagacaataaaggaCAAGATAGGAATAAGAGTTAGAATATGAACTGATGTGGGAGTAACAGCTGAATTTACAGTTAGAGTAATAAAGGGTAGAGGgaagtaaaaacaataaacatgcCATTCAAAGTTCATATTCAGCTGCTTGCCTCAACCATCACTGCAgcacctttaaaatgtttacttctaattctgttttgtaaattaatttctCATCTGCCGCTTCAACTCTTTTCAGAGCTTCGTCTGTATCTCCAACATGTAATCTGGTCGGGGCCACAACTTCAATTCCTTTCAGTGTTTGAACTTATATGCAGTCACAACCGCCacttcaaagtgtgtgtgcatgtgtgtgtgcatgcgtgcgtgcatagTGTGTTAAAGGAAATATCTTCAAACAAATCTGCTGGGACTCACCAGCAGGACAGTTGTTGCTTTCCCTGACATGTTTTCTCAGCATATTTAGAAAATCACACAAACTAATccagatttgatttgtttttgtttttttccaattaataTATTCCCCACTATAAATTCTAATTCTTGATCTTATTGTAtcaattaaaattcaaacgTCTGTACATTCTGCAAACTGTAAATAAATTCATTACAGGGGACAAAAGGCTGTAAATCTCACAGGAGGTTTAAggctgccctctagtggacaaaatatatttcaacagcaatattttcagaaaaagacaaacaacacacagttttgcttcagtttgaaaaagaaagatatttgGGCAACAAAAAGACATATCTACTGTTTGGTAATATAAAGGTGTTTTTGATAACTCTATAGCAGACAAATTTTAACTAAATATATAACTGGATTCATGTTTCTGCTTGAATTTAGGCTCTGTTTCAGTCTCCACCTAGCCTTTTCTACTTGAAGTtaaataattttctttattgataatactactactactactactactactactaataataataataataataataataataatatgtgaGAAGCACAGACTAGGGCAAACAGAGCTATTTAGAAGAAAATAGCTGCTGGAAATAGTAAATATCATATAgcacataaaacaaaagcagacttttaattttttgcaaatccttatttttatattaatatatctaCATATGGAAACTCACATTATTTCTTAaattaaactgtatataaaagaaTTTCAGTTCATGTATTAACCTCCAAACACAAATGccacatgaataaaacaataacaaggtGGATCTACGGATGAATTAACTCATCAGGGTGATCACTTATCAGATACATATAACTTAACACTGATTCTATGATATATATGCATATGGTCCCCAAACAGACATATAAAGTTTTGTATAAACTCTTCTTTACAATAAATTTATCATTTGAAAGATTTTTAGGAACTGAAGTTAAAAAAGATGTCCAGTATTTTGCGAGggaaaatataacatttaacgGAATATACTGAATAAggccaaaccttttttttttataatttgctGACGCCATTGGAATTTgaacatctgtttttatttcctgtgttcTTCCCGTCTCCATTACACGCCTccttgttcctcttcttctgctgtacacagagtctgtctgtcctcctgtttGCTTCTCATCACCTCTTGCTGGTCCAACGCCGGAGAAGACGTCTGTGATTGGTCCTCGTGTCCTTgttctctccccgtctcctctctcAGTGGTTGCAGAGCCCTCACGCTGCATTCACTCTGTTCCCGTGACTCGTCGGTACGAAcagaatcattttcttttccagtctCCTCTTTGCTGGCGGTCTCTGCGTCGGTGTCCTGCGACCCAATCTCGCGACACGTCTGCCTGCGAATGGTCCGTCGATGGTGGCTGCGGCGGGACTGGTTGCAGTGCAGGGTGCGCCTGCGATGCCACTGGTTGAGAGACTGTTGCGCTTCCACGCTGAGCTGACGAGCTGCCAGTCGCGGACGGTAACTGCTGACGTAGTAGAGAGAGGCGTATAGAGTTGTAAGGTAGTAGCCACCTGTCGATGTGGGGGATGAAGAAAGGGAGATTTCAGTGACTTCTTCTGATTGTAATTTTTCATATCTACTAAAGGAGCAAACCTGGGAGTCAAGCCTAAACCCCGCTACGGAGAACAGTGTAGATGTGAACAATTAAACATTACCAGGTCCAGGCATCATGGAAAAACCTACCAATCAGCCAGCCTGTCCCCTACATTGGCAGTGGACCCCTTCACCCTTTTATGACAGGGTAGCGGTAGaaatgtgcatgcatgtgcacgAGAGTCTGATTTACCTTCTCCCTGCAGCTGTGTGGGGTCCAGCAGCTCCATCATGTAATCCGTGTCCAGCTGTAAGGTGACCACATCGCTGCGGAGCAGCACCCATGTCAGGCAGGGCAGAAAATCATCTGCTCCAAATGCTGTACCTgcaagagagggaaggaggaaagtGAAGTTAAAAggatattaaaggtgacatattatgcagaaatcactttttcagtgtttgtgcacataaatctGTATATTTGTGGAGCCTGCAGGCCCACAAGCTGTGAAAAAAGATcatcctgtcatttttttgtgagctggctaaaccctacagcctgaaactctgaacaactggttcagatttctctcccactgtgatgtcacagtcggactcttttggggtaaccccgcctgcaatctgagaatctctaCTCTTCTGGTGAAGGGgacgtgacatttcctacacattttgaaatcggttgaccaatcacaacagactgggccagctggccaatcagagcagactgaggttatcgggaggcggggctaaaataaatccaggcgttttagacagagggtggaaaggggagctgcaggaatgggaattatgagaacactgattccttttctgaacattagagcatgtaaaccttttcaagtggtaacccaaattaaaattatgaacctaaatatgagcataatatgtcacctttaacagaAAAATAAGTCCAGACTGAGAGACAAGACAAACAGAAGTGGTAGTCCAGTTTACCTGAGCTAGCATTAGCACTCATGCTGTGGTAGATGCTCTTGCAGACTTTGAGCAGATTCTTGACCTTCTTGTTGGGGGAGTAGGCTTCGTGCATTGCCGTCCACCTCTGCTGGATCCGCTCCAGGCTGACACTGTCCGGAACTCCGACTCCCGGCGACCCTCCCAGCTCCTCCACCCCGTTCTTTTCCAGCACGCGCAGGTTGCTCTGAAGGCGCTCGAAGCTGCCGTCATTAGTGCGGGAGGTGCGAATGCAGGAGTAGAGGTGAAAGGAGACGGGCTTCAGAGCCACTTTGTGGAGGGAGAGCTCCACCAGTGAGTCTAAAGGAACGGTCAGAAGGTATGTGAGGAAAATTCAGGGAAACACTAAGCGTTGATCCGCACTAACACACGTTCTGTCAAAAAAGACACACTGCCATCAGCTCACTCACCCATTTCTTGGTCACTAAGATCAGTACTGCTGTCCAACAACGCCTGGACTTCTGGGTAGTCCAACAGGGTTTCCCTCAGGGACGTAAGTAATGACCTCACTTCCTGTAAGAAATTTGACCCTGTGACCCCTCCGGGATCAGTCCCTCCCCTCTGCGTCATCTCCACGAATCCTCTCACAGCCTCTGCAAATGTCCCGCCTTTCCGGTCGCTCAGCTCTTGCACGCGATTGGTGAGTCTCTTCTTCTGACAGACCAGCCCGCCGAGTGCCTGGCCCACCGCCGAGAGCCGATGTATGACCTTGTCGGCCAAGCGGTGTGCCGACGGGTGGTGGGGTGTGGGGCTTGAAATTTGGgactcctgctcttcctctatGCTGCTGATCGACAGCGAGTCGAGCTcgagaggaggatgaagcaAGGAGGAGGGTCTGGGTGGGGATAGCCAGACTCCGTCTTCAATCCAGGACACCCTGTGAGGAGATTGGGGCACTGGGCTGCCGTGGTGCTGCAGCTCGGACAAAGCGCAATTCAAATTCTCAGGTGTGGAGGGAGTGGATGACGTCAGGCTCCCAGCGCTTTCCCTGTGCGGGGGGCTGCAGGCGGAATCTCGGCTCGGCCTCCTGAGGACCACCCCAGCTGGGGAAGCTGTTGTTGACGGGGTTGGGGAATCAGCTGACTTAGCCCTGGTTAGACCTGGACAAGGAgacatatattattttaaaaacatctcaTGCATTAGAGTAAAATGGGAAACCGCCTCCCTGGCTCgatcaaaagttaaaaaaaagggtcaacTAGCACTTCtacattttattgattaacACATGGACTCTGAcctgtagcttcatattcaaAAGACAGGTATGACAGTGGTATCAatcctctcatctaactctcggAAAGTGAACAAATAAAGGTATTtccctgaaatgaaaaatggttCCTTTTAAATGATCACTTCCTGGTTAACCTGGGCATATAAACGCATTGCTGTTGAGGTTTTCAAACCATCTTTTATGGCCATACACTACGGGGAATTGACAAGGTGAGGCTTTTGTAATTTGGAGGAACACATTTCGAAATAAATACTCACCAGAACTCTCCATACTGGCAGCAGCGGGCTCCTGGTCCAGTGAGATGGCCCGTTTACTCTGTAACCCCGCCCCTGCCCACGTTCGAGTGGTGCTGAGGCGTCGCTCTCGCCGGTAGGTTGACGGCTGCGAGGCGTATTGTACGCGACTCTCCCTGTGGGTCAGCCAATCATCTCCGTGCTCGCGAATGTAGAGGGGATTGATGATACACAAGGCCCCGTTGGTGGAAGTCAGCTAGGGAGACACACATAAAGAATTAAAGATGGCGTGACACACTGAACACCACATTTTAGGGTGTGAAGGAAGTGACTGCTAGCCTCTGCTTTAAACCAGCATCACAGTAACACGACATAACCGTATGTCATTCTAACACCTTGTAAAGGTGGCGAACGTGTTAGcaattctgggccctatacatgagCAGTCTCTTTGGGCCCCCTGTCCGCgcccccccagtgctacgcccgtggtTGCGTAATTACACATCCAGTGGACATGGAGGttcatttacagcagcagtttgactCTTTAGCTGCTGAATGCGTCGCCATGTTCACCAGCTGATGTACAGTGGGCTTATTATTTCGTACCTGTATGGAGCACATGATGGTGCCCGACTCCCTGTGGGTCATTTCATCCATCTGTTGGTCAGGCGGTGAGCTCAGCCAAGTTTCTGCATTAGAAATGTTTAAGAAGGGAAAACAAACTTGCTGTTAAAggttgtttccaaaaaaacagtttgttgtTCCATCGCTGTGAACAAATCACACAGTGAAAAGTACTTACTGATTCAAAAAcacttctgcctttttttcatattttttttgggaTACCTCTCCTGTGAGCGGAtatgagacagacagatgcagacTGAAAGACTCACTGGGTTCAAGCTGAGAGAGAAGATCTTTATTCTGGTGGGTCACGCCGTAGATCCACTGAGGAACTGACAGACACACGGCCAACACATCCCTGACACAGAGGGAACAACGGGGATGGAATAAACTTATTCATGAGGTTTTTTAACGAAGACTTTGATACACTGTAAGATgacttactttaaaaaaataaaatctagaCACAGattaaacacacagcagcaggtctTTACCTGGTCACGGAGTAGAAGAACACGAGCTGAGCCAGGTCAGAGAAAGTAAGACGGGACTCGGACAGCTGCAACgctgagagagacaaacagagaccgAGCGGGTAGCATGAGCATCATTCTGAAATGATCCGATGAAAAACATACATTCCTGGAAACATACAAAGCTTTTAACCAGGAAGTCTGAAAGGGGGCTTCTAAGGATAAGCCAGTATGACAGTTTCAGCAGCTTTATCACAGAGAAGGCTGTGattatttcttcctcttttagaCCAAATGCAGGTCGATAAAAGCAGCGGCGATGGGTGTGGACCGAATCAGTATTAAAGGGAGTTACCGGTTTAAGGAACCAGAATTTGCAGTTTGAAAGAGCCCTGGAGGCGCGTGGGGGCATCAGCTGCTGTCAACTGTAACAACTTTGCCCAATCTGTACTGTGTGGGTAAACTCAAAGTGCAAGTGCAAGTACCTGACACGTCGCTTCATTAGGTTACTGCAACTGTTCATAGCAGAAGTAATGAGTCATGGACTAACTGCTGAAAGGGACACATGGGGAACtaagagatacacacacacacacacacacacacacacacacacacacacacacacacacagaaataactCTTTGTTTGCATGCGGCCGGTCCGTACCTGTGCCTGTGCTTTTGATATTATAATCAAGGACGGTTTCATTCTGTCttccagcagacacacacagcaggctgGGCAGAGACGTCGCACAGTCCCGCACAACTAGGAAActctggagggagagacacacacacacacacacacacacacggtgactcATTTCTGTTAATGAAGTGTTAAGGACGCTTCACATGGTGCGCCTCCATGGTGATATGGAATCAAAAGGGGGACAAGTCATCTCACgctaaagatttttttttttcatttagtatGTGGTGTTTTTACTGcttcaaaaaataaagttaaaaacaaaggtGATGTCAAGTATTTTCATAGTCCTGTGTCTTTGAACAAAAGGGTCTGGTTTCCTTTGTAGCGTAAGGCTTTGAGAAGTTTTATAGGTTTTATAAGACTTTTATAGATGTTCTACTGTGAAGGCCCACAGGTCCGAGCACATTTCATTGTTAGGAAACAGTAACTTAAAACAGAACAAAGCTGATGGTTGAGACATAAAACAATGCACATGCAGTCTGAGGCACAGGCGACCTGACGGCGCCACGAGTGAGCTGAGAGGTGGAGGTGCTGTCAAACACCAGCACGAATGTGTATATGCTCGCACAGAGGAAGTGGCTTTCATTCTCAGTGTGCACAGAAATAGAGACGGGTTTACTGCAAGTCACCAAACTTTGAACACAGTCCTGCCGAGATACTACACATCTTGGCAGGACTCATAACGGCAAACTTGACTCATAACGGCAAACTTTCGAGTTTGATGAATTCTCATGCATCAGTGACTTACTGCTGCCAGTTAAGACTTTAACAATTCTCGATAATTATTTGCATATCGCTctttcaaaaagcaaacatgTATCTTCTAACGAATCTCTGTTCTACTCACATTCGGTCTTTGCAGCAGACGTATCCATTTTGTAAGGTAATTTCCCTGAAATGCACGTGCGGCTGTCCAACACCACTTCTGCACTCAGCCCCATAACTGCTGCTTGTCGTGTCACAAGAGAGGGAACTACTCTAGTGTCACAGGGACGTGCATGTCAGTCCCCCGGCCAGCTACGAACACACATCTGTTTTTCCAGAAAGTGAAATGTCTGCTTGTTTTGAGACTCAAAGTGACCGAGGTTATGTCCTTCAATAAAATTCTGGTGACGATCTATGTGTGGGATGTTGTATCCCAAacatccaacccccccccccccattctaaAACAAATACTTTGGATATgaacatttatatttcactCACTAGTAAATCTATTTCAGTTAATATTGGAAAATAATTTCCTTGTGTGGACGTATTTCAAGAATATCTCTAAATAAGTGACGCTGCTTTAGATGTAGTCACATCACAATGACATAaggactgtttgtttgtttgattgattgattgattgatttttttttgtactgtgg
Coding sequences within it:
- the rinl gene encoding ras and Rab interactor 3, translated to MAVHSSVNGTTAIPWRGSRRKPSLLEQLKGCREAWCPGAPWDREGAHAAICGTPAGSFLVVRDCATSLPSLLCVSAGRQNETVLDYNIKSTGTALQLSESRLTFSDLAQLVFFYSVTRDVLAVCLSVPQWIYGVTHQNKDLLSQLEPKTWLSSPPDQQMDEMTHRESGTIMCSIQLTSTNGALCIINPLYIREHGDDWLTHRESRVQYASQPSTYRRERRLSTTRTWAGAGLQSKRAISLDQEPAAASMESSGLTRAKSADSPTPSTTASPAGVVLRRPSRDSACSPPHRESAGSLTSSTPSTPENLNCALSELQHHGSPVPQSPHRVSWIEDGVWLSPPRPSSLLHPPLELDSLSISSIEEEQESQISSPTPHHPSAHRLADKVIHRLSAVGQALGGLVCQKKRLTNRVQELSDRKGGTFAEAVRGFVEMTQRGGTDPGGVTGSNFLQEVRSLLTSLRETLLDYPEVQALLDSSTDLSDQEMDSLVELSLHKVALKPVSFHLYSCIRTSRTNDGSFERLQSNLRVLEKNGVEELGGSPGVGVPDSVSLERIQQRWTAMHEAYSPNKKVKNLLKVCKSIYHSMSANASSGTAFGADDFLPCLTWVLLRSDVVTLQLDTDYMMELLDPTQLQGEGGYYLTTLYASLYYVSSYRPRLAARQLSVEAQQSLNQWHRRRTLHCNQSRRSHHRRTIRRQTCREIGSQDTDAETASKEETGKENDSVRTDESREQSECSVRALQPLREETGREQGHEDQSQTSSPALDQQEVMRSKQEDRQTLCTAEEEEQGGV